In one window of Pseudomonas chlororaphis subsp. chlororaphis DNA:
- a CDS encoding GGDEF domain-containing protein has translation MFSPDKPVQAPNQVPAPEADDPSRQLLRDQNRRAEQELAAVQVANLDKLTLLPNSHGFAVLAGDALQACKDLNCPATLLLFDLDDIYRIARAYGAEEGEAALKTFADGLRIAFRESDVVGHLEYQRFAVLLTGSERMEKLAIITRLQAILDERTATQQCIYDICFSIGQIEFDPARPTDVETLLADADQTMSRPGRGPQVKE, from the coding sequence ATGTTTTCCCCAGACAAGCCTGTCCAGGCACCGAACCAGGTGCCAGCCCCGGAGGCGGACGACCCGTCCCGGCAACTGTTGCGCGATCAGAACCGCCGGGCCGAGCAGGAGCTGGCCGCGGTGCAGGTAGCCAACCTCGATAAACTGACCCTGCTGCCCAACTCGCACGGCTTTGCGGTGCTGGCCGGCGATGCGCTGCAGGCCTGCAAGGACCTGAACTGCCCGGCGACCTTGCTGCTGTTCGATCTTGACGACATCTACCGTATCGCCCGCGCTTATGGGGCGGAAGAAGGCGAGGCGGCGCTCAAGACCTTCGCCGACGGCCTGCGCATCGCCTTTCGCGAAAGCGACGTGGTCGGGCATCTGGAGTACCAGCGTTTCGCGGTGCTGCTGACCGGCTCGGAACGGATGGAAAAGCTGGCGATCATCACCCGCCTGCAGGCCATCCTCGACGAGCGCACCGCCACCCAGCAGTGCATTTACGACATCTGTTTCAGCATCGGCCAGATCGAGTTCGATCCGGCCCGGCCGACCGATGTGGAAACCTTGCTGGCGGACGCCGACCAGACCATGAGCAGACCGGGCCGCGGGCCGCAGGTCAAGGAGTAG
- a CDS encoding ABC transporter ATP-binding protein, with amino-acid sequence MNQDNLIEVRDLAVEFGVGAHTQRVVEGISFDIKRGETLALVGESGSGKSVTAHSILRLLPYPLARHPSGTIQYAGQDLLTQKEKTIRHIRGNRIAMIFQEPMTSLNPLHSIEKQINEVLGLHKGLIGKVATRRTLELLELVGIPEPHKRLKALPHELSGGQRQRVMIAMALANEPELLIADEPTTALDVTVQLKILELLKELQARLGMALLLISHDLNLVRRIAHRVCVMQRGCIVEQASCEELFRAPQHPYTRELLAAEPSGKPASNVVGPPLLQVEDLKVWFPIKKGLLRHTVDHVKAVDGINFSLPQGQTLGIVGESGSGKSTLGLAILRLIASKGAIRFEGQQLDGLSQQQVRPLRREMQVVFQDPFGSLSPRMCVSQIVGEGLRIHKIGSAAEQEQAIIEALKEVGLDPETRHRYPHEFSGGQRQRIAIARALVLKPALILLDEPTSALDRTVQRQVVELLRKLQAKYNLTYLFISHDLAVVKALSHQLMVVKHGQVVEQGDAQDIFAAPQHPYTRQLLEAAFLVPATE; translated from the coding sequence ATGAATCAGGACAATCTGATCGAAGTCCGCGACCTCGCCGTCGAGTTTGGCGTCGGCGCCCACACGCAACGGGTGGTCGAGGGCATCAGCTTCGATATCAAGCGCGGCGAAACCCTGGCCCTGGTGGGCGAAAGCGGTTCCGGCAAATCGGTGACCGCGCACTCGATCCTGCGCCTCTTGCCCTACCCGCTGGCCCGCCATCCGTCCGGCACCATCCAGTACGCCGGCCAGGACCTGCTGACCCAGAAAGAAAAAACCATCCGGCATATTCGCGGCAACCGCATCGCCATGATCTTCCAGGAGCCGATGACCTCGCTCAACCCGCTGCACAGCATCGAGAAGCAGATCAACGAGGTGCTGGGCCTGCACAAGGGCCTGATCGGCAAGGTCGCCACCCGGCGCACCCTGGAGCTGCTGGAACTGGTGGGCATCCCCGAGCCGCACAAGCGCCTCAAGGCCCTGCCCCACGAGCTGTCCGGCGGCCAGCGGCAACGGGTGATGATCGCCATGGCCCTGGCCAACGAGCCGGAACTGCTGATCGCCGACGAGCCGACCACCGCCCTCGACGTCACCGTGCAACTGAAGATCCTCGAACTGCTCAAGGAGCTGCAAGCGCGCCTGGGCATGGCCTTGCTGCTGATCAGCCACGACCTCAACCTGGTCCGGCGCATCGCCCACCGCGTCTGCGTGATGCAGCGCGGCTGCATCGTCGAACAGGCGTCCTGCGAAGAACTGTTCCGCGCGCCACAGCATCCCTACACCCGCGAACTGCTGGCGGCCGAACCCAGCGGCAAGCCGGCGAGCAACGTGGTCGGCCCGCCGCTGTTGCAGGTCGAGGACCTGAAGGTCTGGTTCCCGATCAAAAAAGGCCTGCTGCGCCACACCGTCGACCATGTGAAGGCGGTGGATGGCATCAACTTCAGCCTGCCCCAGGGCCAGACCCTGGGCATCGTCGGCGAAAGCGGCTCGGGCAAATCCACCCTGGGCCTGGCGATCCTGCGCCTGATCGCCAGCAAGGGCGCCATCCGCTTCGAAGGCCAGCAGCTGGACGGCCTGTCGCAGCAGCAGGTGCGGCCGTTGCGCCGGGAGATGCAGGTGGTGTTCCAGGACCCCTTCGGCAGCCTCAGCCCGCGCATGTGCGTGAGCCAGATCGTCGGCGAAGGCCTGCGCATCCACAAGATCGGCAGCGCCGCCGAACAGGAACAGGCGATCATCGAAGCGCTCAAGGAAGTGGGGCTGGATCCGGAAACCCGGCACCGCTACCCCCACGAGTTCTCCGGCGGCCAGCGCCAGCGTATCGCCATCGCCCGCGCCCTGGTGCTCAAGCCGGCGCTGATCCTGCTGGACGAGCCGACTTCGGCCCTCGACCGCACCGTGCAGCGCCAGGTGGTGGAGCTGCTGCGCAAGCTGCAGGCCAAGTACAACCTGACTTACCTGTTCATCAGCCACGACCTGGCGGTGGTCAAGGCCCTGAGCCACCAGTTGATGGTGGTCAAGCATGGCCAGGTGGTGGAACAGGGCGACGCGCAAGATATCTTCGCCGCGCCGCAGCATCCCTACACCCGACAGTTGCTGGAGGCCGCGTTCCTGGTGCCGGCCACCGAGTGA
- a CDS encoding ABC transporter permease, protein MNLSPLNRRRFELFKANKRGWWSLWLFLILFGASLGAELIANDKPLVVHYDDGWYFPALKRYPETTFGGEFPLEANYKSPYIRELLAAKDAWVLWAPIPFSYQSINYDLKVPAPAPPSADNLLGTDDQGRDVLARVIYGFRVSVLFALTLTVLSSIIGVIAGALQGFYGGWVDLAGQRFLEIWSGLPVLYLLIILASFVQPNFWWLLGIMLLFSWMSLVDVVRAEFLRGRNLEYVRAARALGMQNGAIMFRHILPNAMVSTMTFMPFILTGAIGTLTALDFLGFGLPPGAPSLGELVAQGKSNLQAPWLGISAFAVLAIMLSLLVFIGESARDAFDPRK, encoded by the coding sequence ATGAACCTGTCCCCCCTCAATCGCCGGCGTTTCGAGCTGTTCAAGGCCAACAAGCGCGGCTGGTGGTCGCTGTGGCTGTTCCTGATCCTGTTTGGCGCAAGCCTGGGCGCCGAGCTGATCGCCAACGACAAGCCGCTGGTGGTGCACTACGACGACGGCTGGTACTTCCCGGCGCTCAAGCGCTACCCGGAAACCACCTTCGGCGGCGAGTTCCCCCTGGAGGCCAACTACAAGAGCCCGTACATTCGCGAACTGCTGGCGGCCAAGGACGCCTGGGTGCTGTGGGCGCCGATCCCGTTCAGCTACCAGAGCATCAACTACGACCTGAAAGTCCCGGCCCCCGCGCCGCCCTCGGCGGACAACCTGCTGGGCACCGACGACCAGGGCCGTGACGTGCTGGCGCGGGTGATCTACGGCTTCCGGGTCTCGGTGCTGTTCGCCCTGACCCTGACCGTGCTCAGTTCGATCATCGGCGTTATCGCCGGGGCGCTGCAGGGCTTCTATGGCGGCTGGGTCGACCTGGCCGGGCAGCGCTTCCTGGAGATCTGGTCCGGGCTGCCGGTGCTCTACCTGTTGATCATCCTCGCCAGCTTCGTGCAGCCGAACTTCTGGTGGCTGCTGGGGATCATGCTGCTGTTCTCCTGGATGAGCCTGGTGGACGTGGTGCGCGCCGAGTTCCTGCGCGGGCGCAACCTGGAATACGTGCGCGCCGCCCGCGCCCTGGGCATGCAGAACGGCGCGATCATGTTCCGCCATATCCTGCCCAACGCCATGGTCTCGACCATGACCTTCATGCCGTTCATCCTCACCGGCGCCATCGGCACCCTGACCGCCCTCGACTTCCTCGGCTTCGGCCTGCCCCCCGGCGCGCCGTCCCTGGGCGAACTGGTGGCCCAGGGCAAATCCAACCTGCAGGCGCCGTGGCTGGGCATCAGCGCCTTTGCCGTGCTGGCGATCATGTTGAGCCTGCTGGTATTTATCGGCGAGTCCGCTCGCGATGCCTTCGACCCGAGGAAATGA
- a CDS encoding microcin C ABC transporter permease YejB: MLAYILRRLLLIIPTLFGILLINFVIIQAAPGGPVEQMIAKLEGFEGATSRIAGGGAEVSVAGSSYRGAQGLDPALVKEIEKMYGFDKSAPERLWIMIKNYATLDFGDSFFRDAKVVDLIREKLPVSISLGLWSTLIMYLVSIPLGIAKATRHGSHFDVWTSSAIIVGYAIPAFLFAILLIVMFAGGSYFDWFPLRGLTSNNFDQLSWGGKILDYFWHLALPVTALVIGNFATMTLLTKNSFLDEINKQYVVTARAKGLTRRRVLYGHVFRNAMLLVIAGFPSAFIGIFFTGSLLVEVIFSLDGLGLMSFEAAINRDYPVVFGTLFIFTLLGLVVKLIGDLTYTLVDPRIDFESREH; encoded by the coding sequence ATGCTGGCCTACATTCTGCGGCGACTGCTGCTGATCATCCCCACGCTGTTCGGCATCCTGCTGATCAACTTCGTGATCATCCAGGCCGCGCCCGGCGGCCCGGTGGAACAGATGATCGCCAAGCTCGAGGGTTTCGAAGGCGCCACCAGCCGGATCGCCGGCGGCGGCGCCGAAGTCTCGGTGGCCGGGTCCAGCTACCGCGGGGCCCAGGGCCTGGACCCGGCCCTGGTCAAGGAAATCGAGAAGATGTACGGCTTCGACAAGTCGGCGCCGGAACGCCTGTGGATCATGATCAAGAACTACGCCACCCTGGATTTCGGCGACAGCTTCTTCCGCGACGCCAAGGTGGTCGACCTGATCCGCGAAAAGCTCCCGGTGTCGATCTCCCTGGGGCTGTGGAGCACCCTGATCATGTACCTGGTGTCGATCCCCCTGGGGATCGCCAAGGCCACCCGCCACGGCAGCCACTTCGACGTCTGGACCAGCTCGGCGATCATCGTCGGCTACGCGATCCCGGCGTTCCTGTTCGCCATCCTGCTGATCGTGATGTTCGCCGGCGGCAGTTATTTCGACTGGTTCCCGCTGCGCGGCCTGACCTCGAACAACTTCGACCAGCTGAGCTGGGGCGGCAAGATCCTCGACTACTTCTGGCACCTGGCGCTGCCGGTGACCGCCCTGGTGATCGGCAACTTCGCCACCATGACCCTGCTGACCAAGAACAGCTTCCTCGACGAGATCAACAAGCAGTACGTGGTCACCGCCCGGGCCAAGGGCCTGACCAGGCGCCGCGTGCTCTACGGCCATGTGTTCCGCAACGCCATGCTGCTGGTGATCGCCGGTTTCCCCTCGGCCTTCATCGGCATCTTCTTTACCGGATCCTTGCTGGTGGAGGTGATCTTCTCCCTCGACGGCCTGGGCTTGATGAGCTTCGAGGCGGCGATCAACCGTGATTACCCGGTGGTGTTCGGCACCCTGTTCATCTTCACCCTGCTGGGGCTGGTGGTGAAACTGATCGGCGACCTGACCTACACCCTGGTCGACCCACGCATCGACTTCGAAAGCCGGGAGCATTGA
- a CDS encoding extracellular solute-binding protein codes for MMPLRALLPWAGGVLLAGIACLAQAAPQHALTLYNEPPKYPANFKHFAYVNPDAPKGGTFRESGFGGFDSLNPFINKGVPADNIGLIYDTLMRQSLDEPFTEYGLIAGQIEKAPDNSWVRFYLRPEARFHDGHPIRAEDVVFSFQTLMQAGAPMYRGYYADVEDVIAEDPLKVLFKFKHKNNRELPLILGQLSILPKHWWEHRDFSKGNLEIPLGSGPYKVVEVKAGRSVRYERVKEYWGKDLPINRGQFNFDVMATDYFRDNTVALEALKAGQFDYWLETSAKNWANAYNIPAVSEGRLIKEQIPNGNPTGMQGFVYNIRRPLFQDVRVRKALSLLLDFEWTNKQLFNGAYTRTRSYFENSEMAATGLPDADELQILEPLRGKIPDQVFTEAFQPSVCDGSGMIRAQQRHAYQLLQEAGWRIVDDKMVDAQGKPVVIEFLLAQTEFERVLLPFKRNLADLGIDLVIRRVDVSQYINRLRSRDFDMVVGGFPQSSSPGNEQREYWKSSSADNPGSRNFIGLKDPTIDALVEDLINADSRKSLVAHARALDRVLQWGYYVIPNWHIKTWRVAYWDHIGHPSVSPKYDVGIQTWWIKPDAKPAVTPDTHSQAAPDGVEQ; via the coding sequence ATGATGCCCCTGCGTGCCCTGCTCCCGTGGGCCGGCGGCGTGCTGCTGGCGGGGATCGCCTGCCTCGCCCAGGCCGCCCCGCAACACGCCCTGACCCTGTACAACGAACCGCCGAAGTACCCGGCGAACTTCAAGCACTTCGCCTACGTCAACCCGGACGCACCCAAGGGCGGCACCTTCCGCGAGTCCGGCTTCGGCGGCTTCGACAGCCTCAACCCGTTCATCAACAAAGGCGTGCCGGCGGACAATATCGGCCTGATCTACGACACCCTGATGCGCCAGAGCCTGGACGAACCCTTCACCGAATACGGCCTGATCGCCGGGCAGATCGAGAAAGCCCCGGACAACAGCTGGGTGCGTTTCTACCTGCGCCCCGAGGCGCGCTTCCACGACGGCCATCCGATCCGCGCCGAAGACGTGGTGTTCAGCTTCCAGACCCTGATGCAGGCCGGCGCGCCGATGTACCGCGGCTACTACGCCGACGTCGAGGACGTGATCGCCGAAGACCCGCTCAAGGTGCTGTTCAAGTTCAAGCACAAGAACAACCGCGAGCTGCCGCTGATTCTCGGGCAACTGTCGATACTGCCCAAGCACTGGTGGGAACACCGCGACTTTTCCAAGGGCAACCTGGAAATCCCCCTCGGCAGCGGCCCGTACAAGGTGGTCGAGGTCAAGGCCGGACGCTCGGTGCGTTATGAGCGGGTCAAGGAGTACTGGGGCAAGGACCTGCCGATCAACCGCGGCCAGTTCAACTTCGACGTCATGGCCACCGACTATTTCCGCGACAACACCGTGGCCCTGGAAGCCCTCAAGGCCGGCCAGTTCGACTACTGGCTGGAGACCAGCGCGAAGAACTGGGCCAACGCCTACAACATCCCGGCCGTGAGCGAAGGCCGGCTGATCAAGGAGCAGATCCCCAACGGCAACCCCACCGGCATGCAGGGCTTCGTCTACAACATCCGCCGTCCGTTGTTCCAGGATGTGCGGGTGCGCAAGGCCCTGAGCCTGCTGCTGGACTTCGAGTGGACCAACAAGCAACTGTTCAACGGCGCCTACACCCGCACCCGCAGCTACTTCGAAAACTCGGAAATGGCCGCCACCGGCTTGCCCGACGCCGACGAGCTGCAGATCCTCGAACCGCTGCGCGGCAAGATCCCCGACCAGGTCTTCACTGAAGCCTTCCAGCCTTCGGTGTGCGACGGCAGCGGCATGATCCGCGCCCAGCAGCGCCATGCCTACCAGCTGCTGCAGGAAGCCGGCTGGCGCATCGTCGACGACAAGATGGTCGACGCCCAGGGCAAGCCGGTGGTGATCGAGTTCCTGCTGGCCCAGACCGAGTTCGAGCGCGTGCTGCTGCCGTTCAAGCGCAACCTCGCGGACCTGGGGATCGACCTGGTGATCCGCCGGGTCGACGTTTCCCAGTACATCAACCGCCTGCGCTCGCGGGACTTCGACATGGTGGTCGGCGGCTTCCCGCAATCGAGTTCGCCGGGCAACGAGCAGCGCGAATACTGGAAGTCCTCCAGCGCCGACAACCCCGGCAGCCGCAACTTCATCGGCCTCAAGGACCCGACCATCGACGCCCTGGTGGAAGACCTGATCAACGCCGACTCGCGCAAGAGCCTGGTGGCCCATGCCCGCGCCCTCGACCGGGTGCTGCAATGGGGCTACTACGTGATTCCCAACTGGCACATCAAGACCTGGCGCGTGGCCTATTGGGATCACATAGGCCACCCGAGCGTCTCGCCCAAGTACGACGTCGGCATCCAGACCTGGTGGATCAAGCCCGACGCCAAGCCGGCCGTGACCCCGGACACCCACTCGCAGGCCGCCCCCGACGGCGTGGAGCAATAA
- a CDS encoding extracellular solute-binding protein encodes MRPLLLPLISLALSFPASATITESHGYAQFGTLKYPAKFTHYDWVNPAAPKGGTLRVMAFGTFDTLNPYTFKGSSPVSTPNFLQYGVNELNEPLMVGTGQYAPSGDEPTSSYGLIARSVEYSEDRSWVVFNLRPEARFHDGQPITAYDVAFSYRLLLKEGHPQYRTNLQEVQRVDILGPQRIRFVFKRSGNPLLILRLGELPVLPQHYWKDRDFKATTFEPPLGSGPYRITRVQPGRSLLFERVKDYWGKDLPVNRGFNNFNKVAVEFYRDSDVAFEAFKAGEFDIYIEHQAKNWANGYNFPAVNRGDIIKAQVAHQIPTQTQGLFMNSRRAIFAERKVREALGLMFDFEWTNRTLFSGAYKRATSYYPNSEFSATGLPVGHEWLLLSPYREQLPASLFTQPFSLPQTDGRGIPRATLRRALGLLAEAGWKLNGQRLLDSNGQPLRFELLLVNPNLERILQPYVENLASIGIDARLRTVDRAQYKQRLDQFDFDMILMTLNQTLSPGLEQWQYFHSSQVGVKGSKNYAGIDNPIVDHLLEHLLAAQSRDEQLAAGRALDRVLLWQHYIIPNWYLNYHRLAYRNRFAFVTTPPYQLGLSAWWLKSLEKAQ; translated from the coding sequence ATGCGTCCCCTCCTCCTGCCCCTAATCAGTCTGGCCTTGAGCTTTCCCGCAAGCGCAACGATCACTGAAAGTCATGGTTACGCGCAGTTCGGCACGCTCAAGTACCCCGCCAAATTCACCCATTACGACTGGGTCAACCCCGCCGCGCCCAAAGGCGGGACCTTACGGGTCATGGCGTTTGGCACCTTCGACACCCTCAACCCCTACACCTTCAAGGGCAGCAGCCCGGTTTCCACGCCCAACTTCCTGCAATACGGGGTCAACGAGCTGAACGAGCCGCTGATGGTCGGCACCGGCCAGTACGCGCCGTCCGGCGACGAGCCGACTTCCAGCTACGGCCTGATCGCCCGCTCCGTCGAATACAGCGAAGACCGCAGCTGGGTGGTGTTCAACCTGCGCCCCGAGGCGCGCTTCCACGACGGCCAGCCAATCACCGCCTACGATGTGGCGTTTTCCTATCGGCTGCTACTCAAGGAAGGCCACCCGCAATACCGTACCAACCTGCAGGAAGTGCAGCGGGTGGACATCCTCGGCCCGCAGCGCATTCGTTTTGTCTTCAAGCGCTCCGGCAACCCGCTGCTGATCCTGCGCCTGGGCGAGTTGCCGGTGCTGCCGCAGCACTATTGGAAAGACCGCGACTTCAAGGCCACCACCTTCGAGCCGCCGCTGGGCAGCGGCCCCTACCGCATCACCCGGGTGCAACCGGGGCGCTCGCTGCTGTTCGAGCGGGTCAAGGACTATTGGGGCAAGGACCTGCCGGTCAATCGCGGCTTCAACAATTTCAACAAGGTCGCGGTGGAGTTCTACCGTGACAGCGACGTCGCCTTCGAAGCCTTCAAGGCCGGCGAATTCGACATCTACATCGAACACCAGGCGAAGAACTGGGCCAACGGCTACAACTTCCCCGCGGTCAATCGCGGCGACATCATCAAGGCCCAGGTGGCGCACCAGATCCCGACCCAGACCCAGGGCCTGTTCATGAACAGCCGCCGGGCAATCTTCGCCGAGCGCAAGGTGCGCGAAGCCCTGGGCCTGATGTTCGACTTCGAGTGGACCAACCGCACCCTGTTCAGCGGCGCCTACAAGCGCGCGACCAGCTACTACCCCAACAGCGAGTTCTCCGCCACGGGCCTGCCGGTCGGCCATGAATGGCTGCTGCTCTCGCCCTACCGCGAGCAGTTGCCCGCCAGCCTGTTCACCCAGCCCTTCAGCCTGCCGCAGACCGACGGCCGCGGCATCCCGCGGGCGACCCTGCGCCGAGCCCTGGGCCTGCTCGCCGAAGCCGGCTGGAAGCTCAACGGCCAGCGCCTGCTCGATAGCAACGGGCAGCCGCTGCGCTTCGAGCTGCTGTTGGTCAACCCGAACCTGGAACGGATCCTCCAGCCCTACGTCGAAAACCTGGCCAGCATCGGCATCGACGCGCGCCTGCGCACCGTGGACCGGGCGCAGTACAAGCAGCGCCTGGACCAGTTCGATTTCGACATGATCCTCATGACCCTGAACCAGACCCTGAGCCCGGGCCTGGAGCAATGGCAGTACTTCCACTCCAGCCAGGTCGGGGTCAAGGGCAGCAAGAACTATGCGGGCATCGACAATCCCATCGTCGATCACCTGCTGGAACACCTGCTCGCCGCGCAGAGCCGCGACGAGCAACTGGCCGCCGGTCGGGCCCTGGATCGGGTGCTGCTGTGGCAGCACTACATCATCCCCAACTGGTACCTCAACTATCATCGCCTGGCGTACCGCAACCGGTTCGCCTTCGTCACCACGCCGCCCTACCAACTGGGCCTGAGCGCCTGGTGGCTGAAGTCTCTGGAGAAAGCCCAATGA
- a CDS encoding transglycosylase SLT domain-containing protein has product MSSSIRKSINSDALTRLAQAIAVAVSATLAGCQSTSHVPQTDASHTQNFNARIKQKPIWLNEKPSPQLPQDVWERMREGFQLQEGIGVNPRIEQQRLWFASNPSFLENASERGSLYIHYIVERLEERNMPLELALLPVIESAYNPMAYSRADAVGLWQFIPSTGRSFNLRQTRFYDGRRDITASTTAAMDYLTRLHDMFNGDWLLALAAYNAGEGTVSRAIERNEKLGLPTDYWNLPLPSETQAYVPKLLALSQVVLAPEAYGVNLNPIANEPYFQVVEINQRMDLSKVAAVANIDEDELFQLNPAFKQRTTIDGPQHLLVPTSKAQLLSASLSTMKPEELISQRSFKPVFEGADSREMAQAKRNYRVKRGDNLSQIAKANKVDVKDLQRWNKLSGKQLKVGQTLVMQDTRAKASSKTSAKTSGKKTLVARADKKSTQYKVKQGDSLYMVAKRFNVEMQHLKRWNPRAGQALKPGQMLTVYLPH; this is encoded by the coding sequence ATGTCGTCATCTATTCGTAAATCCATCAATTCAGACGCATTGACGCGGTTGGCTCAAGCCATCGCGGTGGCTGTGTCCGCCACCCTGGCGGGCTGCCAAAGCACGAGCCACGTCCCACAAACCGACGCTTCGCACACCCAGAATTTCAACGCCCGCATCAAGCAGAAACCCATCTGGCTGAATGAAAAACCCAGCCCGCAATTGCCCCAGGACGTCTGGGAGCGCATGCGCGAAGGTTTCCAGTTGCAGGAAGGCATCGGCGTCAACCCGCGCATCGAACAGCAGCGCCTGTGGTTCGCCAGCAACCCCTCGTTTCTCGAGAATGCCAGCGAACGCGGCAGCCTCTATATTCATTACATCGTCGAACGCCTTGAAGAACGCAACATGCCGCTGGAGCTGGCCCTGCTGCCAGTGATCGAGAGCGCCTACAACCCGATGGCCTATTCCCGGGCCGACGCGGTAGGCCTCTGGCAGTTCATCCCGTCCACCGGGCGTTCCTTCAACCTGCGCCAGACCCGCTTCTACGATGGCCGTCGCGACATCACCGCCTCGACCACCGCGGCCATGGATTACCTGACCCGCCTGCACGACATGTTCAACGGCGACTGGCTGCTGGCCCTGGCGGCCTACAACGCTGGCGAAGGCACGGTCAGCCGGGCCATCGAGCGCAACGAGAAGCTCGGCCTGCCCACCGACTACTGGAACCTGCCGCTGCCGTCGGAAACCCAGGCCTACGTGCCCAAGCTGCTGGCCCTGTCCCAGGTGGTGCTGGCACCGGAAGCCTATGGCGTGAACCTGAACCCGATCGCCAACGAACCCTACTTCCAGGTCGTCGAGATCAACCAGCGCATGGACCTGTCCAAGGTCGCCGCGGTGGCCAATATCGACGAAGACGAGCTGTTCCAGCTCAACCCGGCCTTCAAGCAGCGCACTACCATCGACGGTCCCCAGCATCTGCTGGTGCCGACGTCCAAGGCGCAACTGCTGAGCGCCAGCCTGTCGACCATGAAACCCGAAGAGCTGATCAGCCAGCGTTCGTTCAAGCCGGTGTTCGAGGGTGCCGACAGTCGCGAAATGGCCCAGGCCAAGCGCAACTATCGGGTCAAGCGTGGCGATAACCTGTCGCAGATCGCCAAGGCCAACAAGGTCGACGTCAAGGACCTGCAACGCTGGAACAAACTCAGCGGCAAGCAGCTCAAGGTCGGCCAGACCCTGGTCATGCAGGACACCCGGGCCAAAGCCAGCAGCAAGACCAGCGCCAAGACGTCCGGCAAGAAGACCCTGGTCGCCCGCGCCGACAAGAAGTCGACCCAGTACAAGGTCAAGCAAGGCGATTCGCTGTACATGGTGGCCAAGCGCTTCAACGTCGAGATGCAGCACCTCAAGCGCTGGAATCCCCGCGCCGGCCAGGCCCTCAAGCCAGGCCAGATGCTGACCGTCTACCTGCCTCACTGA
- the gloB gene encoding hydroxyacylglutathione hydrolase, with translation MIQISALPAFTDNYIWLLQDHSHQRCAVVDPGDAAPVQAWLAEHPGWVLSDILVTHHHHDHVGGVEQLKKASGAKVWGPANENIPGRDVALNDNDRASILGWDFDIYAVPGHTLGHIAYYHHGLLFCGDTLFAAGCGRLFEGTPEQMHHSLSRLAALPADTLVYCTHEYTLSNLRFAQAVEPDNPDIAERLRKVSELRENGRMTLPSTLALEKLTNPFLRTGETSVKQKADERNGLDNRAQSAVFAALRAWKDKF, from the coding sequence ATGATACAGATCAGTGCCCTGCCCGCGTTCACCGATAACTACATCTGGTTGTTACAGGACCACAGCCATCAGCGTTGCGCAGTGGTCGACCCGGGTGACGCCGCGCCGGTGCAGGCCTGGCTCGCCGAGCATCCGGGCTGGGTGCTGAGCGATATCCTGGTGACCCATCACCACCACGACCATGTCGGCGGTGTCGAACAGCTGAAAAAAGCCAGCGGCGCCAAGGTCTGGGGCCCGGCCAACGAAAACATCCCGGGGCGCGACGTGGCCCTGAACGACAACGACCGCGCCAGCATCCTTGGCTGGGACTTCGACATCTACGCGGTGCCCGGGCACACCCTGGGGCATATTGCCTACTACCATCACGGCCTGCTGTTTTGCGGCGACACCCTGTTCGCCGCCGGTTGCGGGCGCCTGTTCGAGGGCACGCCGGAGCAGATGCACCATTCGCTGAGCCGCCTGGCCGCATTGCCCGCGGACACCCTGGTGTACTGCACTCACGAATACACCTTGAGCAACCTGCGTTTTGCCCAGGCGGTGGAACCGGATAACCCGGACATCGCCGAGCGCCTGCGCAAAGTCAGCGAACTGCGGGAAAACGGCCGCATGACCCTGCCCTCCACCCTGGCCCTGGAAAAGCTCACCAATCCTTTCCTGCGTACCGGTGAAACATCCGTTAAACAAAAAGCGGACGAACGGAATGGCCTCGATAACCGGGCTCAGAGTGCGGTTTTTGCTGCCTTGCGGGCTTGGAAAGATAAGTTCTAA